A stretch of the Longimicrobiaceae bacterium genome encodes the following:
- the tsaE gene encoding tRNA (adenosine(37)-N6)-threonylcarbamoyltransferase complex ATPase subunit type 1 TsaE — protein sequence MRSEAVLTEEELAAWGERVGAEVEVPVVFALNGDLGAGKSTLARAVARGAGVEGAVPSPTFNLLFRYETPRGSVHHLDLYRLERQDDVWELGWSELAAGPDLVLIEWAENADTLLPSPRWEVTLEECGDPDRRRVELAPVGEPPALPPLPADGGAP from the coding sequence ATGCGGAGCGAGGCGGTGCTGACCGAGGAGGAGCTGGCGGCCTGGGGGGAGCGGGTCGGCGCGGAGGTGGAGGTCCCCGTGGTGTTCGCGCTGAACGGCGACCTCGGGGCGGGGAAGTCCACCCTGGCGCGCGCGGTGGCGCGGGGGGCGGGGGTGGAGGGGGCGGTCCCCTCGCCGACCTTCAACCTCCTGTTCCGCTACGAGACGCCGCGGGGGTCCGTGCACCACCTGGACCTGTACCGCCTGGAGCGGCAGGACGACGTCTGGGAGCTGGGGTGGTCGGAGCTGGCGGCCGGTCCGGACCTGGTGCTAATCGAATGGGCGGAGAATGCCGACACTCTCCTCCCGTCCCCCCGCTGGGAGGTCACGCTGGAGGAATGCGGCGACCCGGACCGCCGTCGCGTGGAGCTGGCCCCGGTCGGCGAGCCCCCCGCGCTCCCGCCCCTCCCGGCGG